A single window of Desulfovibrio psychrotolerans DNA harbors:
- a CDS encoding TlpA disulfide reductase family protein codes for MRNLPCILHLVLLLTLCHLQQGAASPFPDLPLPAPVTVPGAGPSAASGQALPDGPLMLSSLPESVVILNVYSWFCGPCQAEGPDLQQLNELLHARGLSGAVRLAGIAAGDDAALTARYAERHSLSYALFPDPDLALHSLVGSPPVPTFLVVVRDKAGALRLLMRYTGSIENAAPAFLQRVLEAAGLPAL; via the coding sequence ATGCGCAACCTCCCGTGCATCCTGCATCTTGTCCTGCTGCTCACGCTGTGCCACCTGCAACAGGGGGCTGCCTCCCCCTTTCCGGACCTGCCCCTGCCCGCTCCGGTCACCGTGCCGGGAGCAGGCCCCTCCGCGGCGTCCGGGCAAGCGCTCCCCGATGGCCCCCTCATGCTCTCGTCTCTTCCGGAATCCGTTGTCATCCTCAACGTATACAGCTGGTTCTGCGGCCCTTGTCAGGCAGAAGGGCCGGACCTGCAGCAGCTGAACGAACTGCTGCACGCACGGGGGCTCTCCGGCGCGGTGCGGCTTGCGGGCATTGCGGCGGGCGATGACGCCGCCCTCACTGCCCGCTATGCCGAACGGCATTCCCTTTCCTATGCGCTGTTCCCGGACCCGGACCTGGCCCTGCACAGCCTTGTGGGTTCCCCTCCCGTTCCCACCTTTCTGGTTGTGGTCAGAGATAAAGCAGGAGCCCTGCGCCTGCTGATGCGTTACACAGGGTCCATCGAAAACGCCGCCCCGGCCTTTCTCCAGCGCGTTCTGGAAGCCGCCGGGCTTCCGGCGCTGTGA
- a CDS encoding efflux RND transporter permease subunit has product MFSRFFITRPVFATVVSLIIVLAGLLSMRILPVAEFPEIVPPEVSVSATYSGASAEVIAQTVAAPLEQKINGVENMLYMRSVNSGDGTLSLTVTFEVGSDADQNTINVNNRVQAALASLPAEVRAMGVTVSKKSSSLLQVVMLTSDDGRYDPVYMSNYALVNIIDELKRLPGVGDAAVFGAQDYSMRVWLRPDRLAQLELTPADIAAAIEEQNAQFAAGAIGRNPLPEPVELSYTLTTQGRMTDVEQFGNIILRANQDGTILRLKDVARLELGAQSYSLKAKRSGLPAVAMGIYLSPGANALEVGDRVVAKMQELQGRFPDGITYSIPYDTTTFVRISVEEVTHTLFEAFILVFAIIFLFLQNWRATIIPCLAVPVSVIGTFAGMYLLGFSINTLTLFGLVLAIGIVVDDAIVVIENVERIMTTEHLPPMEATIKAMNEVSGAVVAIVLVLCSVFIPVAFMGGLAGEMYKQFAVTIAVSVIISGIVALTLTPALCALLLKPGHPTPIAPLQAFNRFFDRLTDRYTAGVRLLLRRSSLALALFGVIIACTWSLFQTVPSQLVPNEDKGNLIAVAMLPDGASLSRTEATMKQLDDITGSIPAVRDTISLTGLDLISGTNKSNVGTSFVTLKPWSERKGEGDSSFDIVKQVFGRGMGILDGFIIAFNMPPISGMSNTGGFEGYLQSRGGGSLEELGRQTDALVAAAAGRPELGRVSTTYSTRSPQLDVQLDREKAKAMGVPVSRVFQTMQATFGTMYVNDFNKLGRTFRVQVQSEGEYRSKPDDLSKVFVRSDTGEMVPLLALVTVRQTTGPEVVERFNVFPAAKLVGEPAPGYSSGQALAAMQELVRDNLPDDYVLAWTGSAYQEQATGGTSFMVFVLGLLMVFLILAAQYESWSLPLSVILVVPFALFGAISANWMRGLSNDVYFQIALITLIGLASKNAILIVEFAVQLHRAGKSYMEAAAEAARLRFRPIIMTSLAFILGVVPLAISSGAGANSRHSIGTSVIGGMLAATFIATFFIPAFFRGVSLLTSGKARHEEKGRIAEEAALPAPAHNDEHHA; this is encoded by the coding sequence ATGTTTTCCCGCTTTTTCATAACCCGGCCGGTCTTTGCCACCGTGGTCTCGCTGATCATTGTGCTGGCGGGCCTGCTTTCCATGCGTATTCTGCCTGTGGCGGAATTTCCTGAAATCGTTCCGCCGGAAGTGAGCGTTTCTGCCACATATTCCGGTGCCAGTGCCGAAGTTATTGCCCAGACCGTGGCCGCGCCGCTGGAGCAGAAGATTAACGGTGTGGAAAACATGCTGTACATGCGTTCGGTGAACTCCGGCGACGGCACGCTTTCTCTTACCGTTACTTTTGAGGTGGGCTCGGACGCTGACCAGAACACCATTAACGTGAACAACCGTGTGCAGGCCGCGCTTGCCTCGCTGCCTGCCGAAGTGCGCGCCATGGGCGTGACGGTGAGCAAGAAGTCTTCCAGCCTGCTGCAGGTGGTCATGCTCACGTCCGATGACGGGCGCTATGACCCCGTGTACATGAGCAACTATGCGCTGGTGAACATTATCGACGAGCTGAAGCGTCTGCCCGGCGTGGGTGACGCCGCCGTGTTCGGCGCGCAGGACTATTCCATGCGCGTGTGGCTGAGGCCCGACCGGCTGGCGCAACTGGAACTGACCCCGGCGGATATTGCCGCCGCCATTGAGGAGCAGAACGCGCAGTTCGCTGCCGGAGCCATTGGCCGTAATCCCCTGCCGGAGCCGGTGGAGCTGAGCTACACCCTGACCACGCAGGGCCGTATGACGGACGTGGAGCAGTTCGGCAACATCATCCTGCGCGCCAATCAGGATGGAACCATTCTGCGCCTGAAGGACGTGGCGCGGCTGGAACTGGGTGCGCAGAGCTATTCGCTGAAGGCCAAAAGGTCCGGCCTGCCCGCCGTGGCCATGGGCATTTATCTTTCCCCCGGTGCCAACGCGCTGGAGGTGGGCGACCGGGTTGTTGCCAAGATGCAGGAATTGCAGGGCAGGTTCCCGGACGGCATAACCTATTCCATTCCCTACGACACAACGACCTTTGTGCGCATATCCGTGGAAGAGGTGACGCATACCCTGTTTGAGGCGTTTATATTGGTTTTTGCCATTATCTTCCTGTTTTTGCAGAACTGGCGGGCCACGATTATTCCATGCCTTGCGGTGCCTGTTTCCGTTATCGGCACCTTTGCGGGCATGTATCTGCTGGGCTTTTCCATTAACACGCTCACACTGTTCGGCCTTGTGCTGGCCATAGGCATAGTGGTGGATGACGCCATTGTGGTTATTGAAAACGTGGAACGCATAATGACCACGGAGCACCTGCCGCCCATGGAAGCCACCATAAAGGCCATGAACGAGGTTTCCGGCGCGGTGGTGGCCATTGTGCTGGTGCTCTGCTCGGTGTTCATTCCTGTCGCCTTTATGGGCGGGCTTGCCGGGGAGATGTACAAGCAGTTTGCGGTGACCATTGCCGTTTCGGTTATCATCTCCGGTATTGTGGCGCTTACGCTCACGCCCGCCCTGTGCGCGCTGCTGCTCAAGCCGGGGCACCCCACCCCGATTGCGCCGCTGCAGGCCTTTAACCGGTTTTTCGACAGGCTTACCGACCGGTATACCGCCGGAGTGCGCCTGCTGCTGCGCCGTTCTTCTCTGGCACTTGCCCTGTTCGGGGTTATTATTGCCTGCACGTGGTCGCTGTTTCAGACCGTGCCTTCGCAGCTTGTGCCCAACGAAGACAAGGGCAACCTCATAGCCGTGGCCATGCTGCCGGACGGGGCTTCCCTTTCCCGCACAGAGGCCACCATGAAGCAACTGGACGATATTACCGGCTCCATTCCCGCCGTCAGGGACACCATAAGCCTGACCGGGCTGGACCTGATTTCCGGTACCAACAAGAGCAACGTGGGCACCAGCTTTGTTACCCTTAAGCCGTGGAGCGAGCGCAAGGGCGAGGGAGATTCTTCCTTCGACATCGTGAAGCAGGTGTTCGGCCGTGGCATGGGCATACTGGACGGGTTTATCATCGCCTTTAACATGCCGCCCATATCCGGCATGAGCAACACGGGCGGATTTGAAGGGTATCTGCAAAGCAGGGGCGGCGGCAGTCTGGAAGAACTGGGCAGGCAGACGGACGCCCTTGTGGCGGCGGCTGCCGGACGGCCTGAACTGGGGCGCGTGAGCACCACGTACAGTACCCGTTCCCCCCAGCTGGACGTGCAGCTTGACCGTGAAAAGGCCAAGGCCATGGGGGTGCCGGTGAGCCGAGTATTCCAGACCATGCAGGCCACCTTCGGCACCATGTACGTGAACGACTTCAACAAACTGGGGCGTACCTTCCGCGTGCAGGTGCAGTCGGAAGGGGAGTACCGGAGCAAGCCTGATGACCTGAGCAAGGTGTTCGTACGGTCGGACACCGGGGAAATGGTTCCCCTGCTTGCGCTGGTAACGGTGCGGCAGACCACGGGGCCGGAAGTGGTGGAGCGGTTTAACGTCTTCCCCGCCGCCAAGCTGGTGGGCGAGCCGGCTCCCGGCTACAGTTCCGGTCAGGCTCTTGCGGCCATGCAGGAACTGGTGCGCGACAACCTGCCCGATGACTATGTGCTGGCGTGGACCGGTTCTGCCTATCAGGAACAGGCCACAGGCGGTACCTCGTTCATGGTCTTTGTGCTGGGGCTGCTGATGGTGTTTCTCATCCTCGCGGCACAGTACGAAAGCTGGAGCCTGCCTCTCTCCGTCATTCTGGTGGTGCCTTTTGCCCTGTTCGGCGCCATATCGGCCAACTGGATGCGCGGGCTTTCCAATGACGTGTATTTTCAGATTGCGCTGATCACGCTCATAGGGCTGGCTTCCAAGAACGCCATCCTCATCGTGGAGTTTGCCGTACAGTTGCACCGTGCGGGCAAAAGCTACATGGAGGCGGCGGCAGAGGCGGCACGGCTGCGCTTCAGGCCCATTATCATGACATCGCTGGCGTTCATTCTGGGCGTGGTTCCGCTGGCTATCAGTTCCGGAGCGGGTGCCAACAGCCGTCATTCCATAGGAACCAGTGTTATCGGCGGGATGCTGGCGGCGACCTTTATTGCCACCTTCTTCATTCCCGCGTTTTTCAGGGGCGTTTCGCTGCTTACCAGCGGCAAGGCGCGCCACGAGGAAAAGGGCCGAATCGCGGAAGAGGCGGCACTGCCCGCGCCCGCGCACAATGATGAACACCATGCGTAA
- the fdnG gene encoding formate dehydrogenase-N subunit alpha — translation MTVSRRNFLKLSAGAATVAAFGGLGVSLAPAVARAQLLKLNWAKRTTSICCYCAVGCGLIVCTSKDGQGRAINIEGDPDHPVNAGALCSKGASIWQLAENERRLNSPLYRAPYSNEWKPVSWDWALTEIAKRVKKTRDASLIARDAKGATVNRLETIGHIGSAALDNEECWTLQAVMRALGLVYIEHQARICHSSTVSALAESYGRGAMTNHWNDIANSDVVLVMGGNAAECHPISFKWVTEAMKRGAPLIHVDPRYTRTSAKADIYAKLRAGTDIAFLGGMMKYILDNELYFKEYVANYTNAAFVVDSGYSFRSGLFSGFNARAESYDQTKWAFKKDADGVPLRDPTFKNPRCVLNLMREHYKRYTVEAVSATTGTPKADILKVYETFCATGKPDKAATILYAMGWTQHTVGVQNIRAMSMIQLLLGNIGVAGGGVNALRGESNVQGSTDNSLLAQDLPGYMATPASHWQTLEAYNAANTPASNDPMSANWWSNKPKYLASLLKAMYPTASLDDAYNWLPKLDGDTKITEYMWLGLWDKIYNGKLNGLFVWGQNPACGGANAGKNREAMTKLDWMVNVNIFDNESGSFWRGPGMQPGKIKTEVFMLPCCVSVEKEGSVTNSGRWMQWRYAGPSPRPGTKPDGDIMLQLMEKIKDLYRAEGGALPHPVVNLNTVDWKNQHGEYDANKVARLINGYFLKDAEVGGRSFKKGQQVPGFAFLTADGSTCSGNWLYTGSYTDDGNMAARRDSTQTPEQAAIQLYPNWAWAWPANRRILYNRASVNAAGVPWDPKRAVIQWTGDKWAGDVPDGGWKPGEKHPFIMTQHGHAQLFGPGRVDGPFPEHYEPMEGPIKRHPFSGQLHNPVAYQIHSEEKAVADPRYPIVCTTYRMTEHWQTGLMTRHVGWLVEAEPQLFCEMSEELAAEKSIANGEKIRVYSLRGEVEAVAMVTKRIQPYIVQGKTVHLVGLPWQFGWHTPVDGGDSANLLSPSVGDPNTGIPETKAFMVNVMKIEGA, via the coding sequence ATGACAGTCTCACGCAGAAACTTTCTCAAACTCTCGGCAGGCGCGGCCACTGTTGCCGCGTTCGGCGGGCTGGGAGTAAGTCTGGCACCCGCCGTCGCCCGGGCGCAGCTGCTCAAGCTGAACTGGGCCAAACGCACAACCTCCATATGCTGTTACTGTGCCGTGGGATGCGGGCTCATCGTCTGCACGTCCAAAGACGGGCAGGGGCGCGCCATCAATATAGAAGGCGACCCGGACCATCCCGTTAACGCCGGCGCACTCTGCTCCAAGGGTGCCTCCATATGGCAGCTTGCCGAAAACGAGCGCCGCCTGAATTCCCCCCTTTACCGTGCGCCTTACAGCAACGAATGGAAGCCGGTCTCATGGGACTGGGCACTCACGGAAATCGCCAAACGGGTGAAGAAAACCCGCGACGCCTCTCTCATCGCCCGCGATGCCAAGGGCGCCACCGTGAACCGTCTGGAAACCATAGGCCACATAGGTTCCGCCGCGCTGGACAACGAAGAATGCTGGACCCTTCAGGCCGTCATGCGCGCACTGGGTCTCGTGTACATTGAGCATCAGGCCCGCATCTGCCACAGCTCCACCGTGAGCGCGCTGGCAGAAAGCTACGGACGCGGCGCCATGACCAACCACTGGAACGACATAGCTAACAGCGATGTGGTGCTGGTCATGGGCGGCAACGCGGCAGAATGCCACCCCATTTCCTTCAAATGGGTCACAGAGGCCATGAAGCGCGGCGCGCCCCTCATTCATGTGGACCCCCGCTACACCCGCACCTCCGCCAAGGCGGACATCTACGCCAAGCTGCGTGCCGGAACAGACATCGCCTTCCTTGGCGGCATGATGAAGTATATTCTGGATAACGAGCTGTATTTCAAGGAATACGTAGCCAATTACACCAACGCCGCCTTTGTGGTGGATTCCGGCTACTCCTTCCGCAGCGGCCTGTTCTCAGGCTTTAACGCCCGCGCGGAAAGCTACGACCAGACCAAATGGGCGTTCAAGAAAGACGCGGACGGCGTTCCCCTGCGCGACCCCACATTCAAGAACCCGCGCTGCGTACTGAACCTGATGCGCGAACACTACAAACGTTACACGGTGGAAGCCGTCTCCGCCACCACCGGCACTCCCAAAGCCGATATCCTTAAGGTGTACGAGACGTTCTGTGCCACCGGCAAGCCCGACAAGGCAGCCACCATCCTCTACGCCATGGGCTGGACACAGCACACCGTGGGCGTGCAGAACATACGCGCCATGTCCATGATCCAGCTCCTGCTGGGCAACATAGGCGTGGCAGGCGGCGGCGTGAACGCGCTGCGCGGCGAATCCAACGTGCAGGGCTCCACGGACAACAGCCTGCTGGCGCAGGACCTGCCCGGCTACATGGCCACTCCCGCCTCCCACTGGCAGACGCTGGAAGCCTACAACGCGGCAAACACCCCGGCCAGCAATGACCCCATGTCCGCCAACTGGTGGAGCAACAAGCCCAAGTATCTGGCCAGCCTGCTCAAGGCCATGTATCCCACCGCCAGCCTTGACGATGCCTACAACTGGCTGCCCAAACTGGACGGCGATACCAAGATCACGGAATACATGTGGCTCGGCCTGTGGGACAAGATATACAACGGCAAGCTCAACGGCCTGTTCGTGTGGGGGCAGAACCCCGCATGCGGCGGTGCCAACGCGGGCAAAAACCGCGAGGCCATGACCAAGCTGGACTGGATGGTTAACGTAAACATCTTTGATAACGAATCCGGCTCGTTCTGGCGCGGGCCGGGCATGCAGCCCGGCAAGATAAAAACGGAAGTCTTCATGCTGCCCTGCTGCGTCTCGGTGGAAAAGGAAGGCTCGGTGACCAACTCCGGCCGCTGGATGCAGTGGCGCTATGCCGGGCCCAGCCCGCGCCCCGGCACCAAGCCGGACGGCGACATCATGCTCCAACTCATGGAGAAGATAAAAGACCTCTACCGGGCAGAGGGCGGCGCGCTGCCGCACCCCGTGGTCAACCTGAACACCGTGGACTGGAAGAACCAGCACGGGGAATACGATGCGAACAAGGTGGCCCGCCTGATCAACGGCTACTTCCTCAAGGATGCTGAGGTGGGCGGCAGGAGCTTCAAGAAGGGCCAGCAGGTTCCGGGCTTCGCCTTCCTTACGGCAGACGGTTCCACCTGCTCCGGCAACTGGCTCTATACCGGCTCCTACACGGACGACGGCAACATGGCCGCCCGGCGCGACAGCACACAGACACCGGAACAGGCCGCCATTCAGCTGTATCCTAACTGGGCATGGGCATGGCCCGCCAACCGGCGCATACTGTACAACCGGGCCTCGGTAAACGCCGCAGGCGTTCCGTGGGACCCCAAGCGCGCCGTCATTCAGTGGACAGGCGACAAATGGGCAGGCGACGTGCCCGATGGCGGATGGAAACCCGGCGAGAAGCATCCTTTCATCATGACCCAGCACGGCCACGCACAGCTCTTCGGCCCAGGCAGGGTGGACGGGCCCTTCCCGGAACACTACGAACCCATGGAAGGCCCCATCAAGCGGCATCCCTTCTCGGGCCAGCTGCACAACCCCGTGGCCTACCAGATCCATTCGGAAGAAAAGGCCGTGGCCGATCCGCGCTATCCCATCGTGTGCACCACCTACCGCATGACGGAACACTGGCAGACCGGCCTGATGACCCGCCATGTGGGCTGGCTGGTAGAAGCGGAACCGCAGCTCTTCTGCGAAATGAGTGAGGAGCTGGCGGCTGAAAAGAGCATAGCCAACGGAGAAAAAATCCGCGTGTACAGCCTGCGCGGCGAGGTGGAGGCGGTGGCCATGGTCACCAAGCGCATCCAGCCCTATATCGTGCAGGGCAAAACCGTGCATCTGGTGGGGCTGCCGTGGCAGTTCGGCTGGCACACCCCCGTGGACGGAGGCGATTCCGCCAACCTGCTCAGCCCCTCCGTGGGCGACCCCAATACCGGCATACCGGAAACTAAGGCCTTCATGGTTAACGTCATGAAGATAGAGGGAGCATAA
- a CDS encoding IS1595 family transposase — protein MQNRHDIRTGGPPAATAHGISLSGDTARNEERAREYLLSHCWPSHQRFCPRCRAPRHYTLSAGRYRCAECRYTFQELSGRWINNGNLPPLTWLRIVDLFAREKNVHELASELDLSYNAAYKAVTTIRFAIMAHAMDAAQMFGPETGLGIYLKGKKLTGIPRESSRTAIPVFGILERNGWVFIDLVSGISAETVFHFNHSFHLAMHRNGYIVHTNRYRHYDTLVFCGDDSLPYQYIRRGEVPEHTAEGSFWAFAEQRLKRFKGVTPQRFPLYLKELEFRYNHPSGDIFDTLVRYLCDLVPEYDTPAS, from the coding sequence ATGCAGAACAGGCATGACATACGCACCGGCGGACCGCCCGCCGCCACTGCACACGGCATTTCCCTTTCCGGCGATACGGCCCGGAACGAGGAGCGGGCGCGGGAATACCTTCTCTCGCATTGCTGGCCATCGCACCAGCGGTTCTGTCCGCGCTGCCGTGCACCCCGGCACTACACCCTTTCCGCAGGCCGCTACCGCTGCGCGGAATGCCGCTACACCTTTCAGGAACTCAGCGGCCGCTGGATAAACAACGGCAACCTTCCGCCCCTCACATGGCTGCGAATCGTGGACCTGTTCGCACGGGAAAAGAACGTGCACGAGCTGGCTTCCGAACTGGATCTTTCCTACAATGCGGCTTACAAGGCGGTCACCACCATCCGGTTCGCCATCATGGCTCACGCCATGGACGCAGCCCAGATGTTCGGGCCGGAAACGGGACTGGGCATCTATCTTAAAGGCAAAAAGCTCACCGGCATCCCGCGGGAATCTTCCCGCACCGCCATCCCCGTCTTCGGCATTCTGGAGCGTAACGGCTGGGTGTTCATCGACCTTGTTTCCGGCATCTCCGCAGAAACGGTGTTCCACTTCAACCACAGCTTCCACCTTGCCATGCACCGCAACGGGTACATAGTCCACACCAACCGCTACCGCCATTACGACACGCTGGTATTCTGCGGCGACGATTCGCTCCCCTACCAATACATCCGTCGCGGCGAAGTTCCGGAGCACACTGCTGAAGGCTCCTTCTGGGCCTTTGCAGAGCAGCGCCTCAAGCGCTTCAAGGGCGTTACTCCCCAGCGCTTTCCCCTCTACCTGAAAGAGCTGGAATTTCGCTACAACCATCCCTCCGGCGACATCTTCGACACGCTGGTCCGCTACCTGTGCGACCTTGTGCCGGAATACGACACCCCTGCCTCCTGA
- a CDS encoding efflux RND transporter periplasmic adaptor subunit, which translates to MNRILKGVLLGATLVSAFSLAGCGEEKAGAQLQGPPPAPVRAAVLERKDVPLRYEYVGQTEGSRSVEVRARVQGLLLKRTYREGAFVREGDVLFLIDPEKYRASSAQTGGELAALRAKLEQTRLEHNRISDLFAKGVVSAKERDDAFAAYDSAKANVAAAEAKMQSEQLDLGYTQVRAPISGITSQEVRSEGSLITTDSAGSLLTTITQLDPLYVNFAIPGTESMQVRRQAQEGKVVVPAEGYSVRLKLADGSVFEQAGRLTFEDRYVDPSTGSIRARAEISNVKAQVLPGEFVRVLLDGALMKDAIVIPERAVLFSQNGPMVYVIGEGDVAELRPVTLGQGVTGGLVVESGLEAGQRIVVDGIMKVRPGGAVSVIPEPEAGGEGKPVAAGKEQSAGNGGVN; encoded by the coding sequence AGGGTGTTTTGCTGGGCGCAACCCTTGTTTCCGCGTTCTCTCTTGCCGGTTGCGGCGAGGAAAAAGCCGGTGCGCAGTTGCAGGGACCGCCGCCCGCGCCCGTGCGCGCCGCCGTGCTGGAGCGGAAGGATGTTCCCCTGCGCTATGAGTATGTGGGCCAGACGGAAGGTTCCCGGTCGGTGGAGGTAAGGGCCCGTGTTCAGGGACTGCTGCTCAAGCGGACCTATCGTGAAGGGGCCTTTGTGCGCGAAGGCGATGTGCTGTTTCTCATCGATCCCGAAAAATACCGGGCATCTTCCGCCCAGACAGGCGGCGAGCTTGCGGCCCTGCGTGCCAAGCTGGAACAGACCCGGCTGGAGCATAACCGCATAAGCGACCTGTTTGCCAAGGGTGTGGTAAGCGCCAAGGAACGCGATGATGCCTTTGCCGCCTACGACTCCGCCAAAGCCAATGTGGCAGCTGCGGAAGCCAAGATGCAGTCCGAACAGCTGGACCTTGGCTACACACAGGTGCGCGCGCCCATTTCCGGCATAACCAGTCAGGAAGTGCGTTCCGAAGGCAGCCTGATTACCACGGACAGCGCAGGCAGCCTGCTGACAACCATTACCCAGCTGGACCCGCTGTACGTGAACTTTGCCATTCCCGGCACGGAATCCATGCAGGTGCGCCGTCAGGCGCAGGAAGGCAAGGTGGTTGTGCCCGCCGAAGGCTATTCCGTGCGCCTGAAACTGGCGGACGGTTCTGTCTTTGAACAGGCGGGAAGGCTGACCTTTGAGGATCGTTATGTGGACCCTTCCACCGGGTCCATCCGCGCCCGTGCGGAAATTTCCAACGTTAAGGCGCAGGTGCTGCCCGGCGAGTTTGTTCGGGTGCTGCTGGATGGCGCGCTGATGAAAGACGCCATTGTCATTCCGGAACGCGCGGTGCTGTTCAGCCAGAACGGGCCCATGGTGTACGTGATTGGCGAGGGCGACGTGGCCGAACTGCGGCCCGTGACTCTGGGGCAGGGCGTTACCGGCGGTCTGGTGGTGGAATCCGGGCTTGAGGCGGGCCAGCGTATTGTGGTGGACGGCATCATGAAGGTGCGCCCCGGTGGGGCCGTATCCGTGATACCGGAACCTGAAGCGGGCGGGGAAGGCAAGCCCGTGGCCGCCGGCAAGGAACAGTCTGCCGGTAACGGGGGCGTGAACTGA
- a CDS encoding MarR family winged helix-turn-helix transcriptional regulator: protein MKDCAQMRRQRFRPRYGKSKLGLTISEISRELRSLFDAKFKEHGVSNARWIVLWALQELAEPISQKRLANLLGIEGPTLVRMLDRLEEDGLVRRTPSEQDRRVNLVELCAKADPLLDKMFVICCEVEESLYADIDEADLIKAHEVLLKMRDRVFELSGKDRADLIDFGHSASDPSGS, encoded by the coding sequence ATGAAAGACTGTGCACAGATGAGAAGGCAGAGGTTCCGCCCCCGCTACGGCAAAAGCAAGCTGGGGCTTACCATCTCGGAAATTTCGCGCGAACTGCGCTCGCTGTTTGATGCGAAGTTCAAGGAACACGGGGTGAGCAATGCCCGCTGGATTGTGCTGTGGGCCTTGCAGGAACTGGCGGAGCCTATCTCGCAGAAACGGCTGGCGAACTTGCTGGGCATAGAAGGCCCCACCCTTGTCCGCATGCTGGACAGGCTGGAAGAGGACGGTCTGGTGCGCCGCACGCCCTCTGAACAGGACAGGCGGGTAAACCTGGTGGAACTGTGTGCCAAGGCGGACCCGCTGCTGGACAAGATGTTCGTCATCTGCTGCGAAGTGGAAGAGAGCCTGTACGCGGATATTGACGAAGCGGACCTGATTAAGGCGCACGAGGTGCTGTTGAAAATGCGTGACCGGGTCTTTGAGCTGAGCGGGAAGGACCGCGCCGATCTCATCGATTTCGGGCACAGCGCATCCGACCCGTCAGGGAGCTGA
- a CDS encoding 4Fe-4S dicluster domain-containing protein, whose product MAKKFFVDLTRCTACRGCQVACKQWKKLPAEKTVNTGSHQNPPDLSHETIRLVRFTEVVHDGKLDWLFFPEQCRHCVVPPCKGMGDLDDPTAILQDPMTGAVLYTDKTRGLDYEGVRAACPYDIPRQDPETKLITKCDMCIDRVQNDMKPACVHTCPTGTMNFGEEDEMMELAQARLAEVQKKYPTAVLGNPHDVRVVYLFHHDPLTFFDRAVVDMTPRLMNRKQMFARIMGKQRA is encoded by the coding sequence ATGGCCAAGAAATTCTTTGTCGACCTCACCCGCTGCACCGCCTGCCGGGGCTGTCAGGTAGCCTGCAAGCAATGGAAAAAGCTGCCCGCGGAAAAAACCGTCAACACCGGTTCGCACCAGAATCCCCCGGACCTGAGCCACGAGACCATCCGGCTGGTGCGCTTCACCGAGGTGGTGCACGACGGCAAACTGGACTGGCTGTTCTTCCCGGAACAGTGCCGGCACTGTGTGGTGCCCCCCTGCAAGGGCATGGGCGATCTGGACGATCCCACCGCCATATTGCAGGACCCCATGACAGGAGCCGTGCTCTACACCGACAAAACACGCGGGCTGGATTATGAAGGCGTCCGTGCCGCCTGCCCGTATGATATTCCGCGTCAGGACCCGGAAACCAAGCTCATCACCAAGTGCGACATGTGCATAGACCGCGTGCAGAACGACATGAAGCCCGCCTGCGTGCACACCTGCCCCACGGGCACCATGAACTTTGGCGAAGAGGACGAGATGATGGAACTGGCACAGGCCCGGCTCGCGGAAGTGCAGAAGAAATACCCCACCGCCGTGCTGGGCAACCCCCACGACGTGCGCGTGGTATACCTCTTCCACCACGACCCGCTCACCTTCTTTGACCGCGCCGTGGTGGACATGACCCCGCGCCTGATGAACCGCAAACAAATGTTCGCGCGCATCATGGGCAAGCAGCGGGCATAA